TAAGTTTCCATTCTGTCAACATCAGGTAAGAACAATCTCCGTTGCGGAAAGGTCACTTGAGTTTGACAATCACCGCCCGGAGGGCGCTGGAGAGTAGCCGGTGGTTTGCCGCTTTGGGCATACCACCGGGATTCGTGCCCATTTCCCTCGCGCCCGGATGGGCGCTGGAAGCTTTCATCGGCAAAGTTTCGGTAACCGTTCCCTCGTGCCTGGGGTTTTGATCCAGCGCCCATCCGGGCGCGAACCGTTGGCGGTCCGTATTCCGGTGGGTGCGCCGCAAAGCCGGCTTCCACACCGGCTACTTTCCGGCGCCCTCCGGGCGAAATCCGACCTTTCCGCAACGGAGAACAGAATCGGCGGCCAGATCGAACCCGTGCGCACATACACCAGCGTGCACACCAGTCCCAAAATTCCGGCACACACCAAAAATGCCGGGCTCAGGAACAATCCCAGCACGGCGGGTTTGATCAGCCATCCATTGAGCGGATGGGAAACAATAAACACACTCAGGCTGAAAATGCTCCATTTCCAGACTGATCCTTGGGGTTTATGTTCGGATGGATGAGGAAGCAACAGTCCCCGAA
This Acidobacteriota bacterium DNA region includes the following protein-coding sequences:
- a CDS encoding CPBP family intramembrane metalloprotease, whose amino-acid sequence is MQEQPGVRQPSIARSIRQRASSVSQAFVTWPSWRGWAWCLGVYGLGMLATILIGFGTGLLKVQVVAITPIQLGVLTALIFLKPCLVEETIFRGLLLPHPSEHKPQGSVWKWSIFSLSVFIVSHPLNGWLIKPAVLGLFLSPAFLVCAGILGLVCTLVYVRTGSIWPPILFSVAERSDFARRAPESSRCGSRLCGAPTGIRTANGSRPDGRWIKTPGTRERLPKLCR